Proteins encoded by one window of Thermobaculum terrenum ATCC BAA-798:
- a CDS encoding carbohydrate ABC transporter permease: MAEITTRPTVARPQVNFWQNKKFQDRAITIGATILCIIGVIIILFPVAWMLSTALKTRAEVARFPPTWIPADPQWINFRDALFSTENPFPTYFKNTMFYALMAMIGETLSCAFIAYGFARLRAPGKDILFLLVLATMMLPWQVTLIPQYVMFVKLDRMHFLGLDWINSYAPLIVPKFFGSSYLIFMLRQFYRGLPKDYEEAAIMDGANYLNIWARIILPLSKPALGAVAILSFMYHYNDFMGPLLYINDNAKYPVSLGLQQFRAPFGGTAWHLLMAASLVTVLPPVIVFFVAQRYFIQGIVISGVKG; this comes from the coding sequence ATGGCAGAGATAACTACTAGACCAACAGTTGCCAGGCCACAGGTAAATTTCTGGCAGAACAAGAAATTTCAAGATAGAGCCATCACTATAGGGGCTACTATTCTATGCATAATCGGGGTTATCATAATCCTGTTTCCCGTTGCATGGATGCTATCAACCGCTCTAAAGACCAGAGCGGAAGTAGCCAGGTTTCCACCTACATGGATACCAGCGGATCCTCAGTGGATAAACTTTAGGGATGCTCTCTTCTCTACTGAGAACCCATTCCCTACATACTTCAAGAACACTATGTTCTACGCCTTAATGGCTATGATTGGAGAAACACTCTCCTGTGCTTTCATAGCCTATGGGTTCGCACGCCTCAGGGCTCCGGGAAAGGATATACTCTTCCTGCTGGTACTAGCTACTATGATGTTGCCCTGGCAGGTAACTCTGATCCCGCAATATGTTATGTTCGTAAAACTTGACCGCATGCACTTTCTTGGACTTGACTGGATAAATAGTTACGCCCCCCTAATTGTGCCCAAATTCTTTGGTAGCTCCTATCTAATATTTATGTTGAGACAATTTTATAGGGGGTTGCCTAAGGATTATGAAGAAGCTGCCATTATGGATGGAGCAAACTACCTAAATATATGGGCTAGAATCATATTGCCTCTCTCTAAACCTGCGCTTGGAGCTGTAGCCATCCTAAGCTTCATGTATCACTACAACGACTTCATGGGACCATTGCTTTATATAAATGACAACGCAAAGTATCCCGTATCTTTAGGTTTGCAACAGTTCCGAGCACCTTTTGGAGGAACAGCTTGGCATCTATTAATGGCCGCCTCTCTTGTAACTGTGTTACCTCCAGTAATAGTCTTCTTTGTGGCTCAAAGGTACTTTATACAGGGCATAGTCATCAGCGGAGTGAAGGGCTAA
- a CDS encoding extracellular solute-binding protein — translation MPKLTNWYTKYKFPVLFVYLMIVALIIAACGGGAGSNTPTASQPAASTGEMGASNTPVPTIVATPPAIARQATGVPDIQCKPDQKQLVWMVRNGPVENQWEANIVRPEFQKAHPEICLKILSINQDDIAVKRQAMIAAGEPLHVWSPNWGGDGFASDRIRGLIADLTPLIQRDNFDLSVFDPNVLKIYQIDGKTWALPFLTTGSFVYYNKELFDKAGVPYPPTSWDDTSWTWDKFIATAKKLTKNTNNLNKAQFGAANGLWPPVDAIGALWGYWIIPDEAQQTGFSDGVQVVNDRTIKAFQAMHDLVYKDKVAPNNAAVSALTQLGGVFESGRVAMFMTGGWGHWSYHPLIDDPNGFCWGAAPLPMGTPDAKRRAVLFTDPWVITANLSPEEQDLAWTFIKFLVSEDQARKYMEATGTPPTQTKLMQEYYKQFSKCMKPEDMKEVFEGAFSHGRESSNHLLVKFDELNQIWDNGLATFWNNPNAKAEDVLKKIEPQFNSALKRIKAEEGQ, via the coding sequence ATGCCAAAACTCACTAACTGGTATACCAAGTACAAATTTCCAGTTTTGTTTGTGTATCTAATGATAGTAGCGTTGATCATTGCTGCATGTGGCGGAGGAGCTGGATCTAACACCCCTACTGCATCGCAACCAGCAGCTAGTACAGGCGAGATGGGGGCTAGTAATACCCCAGTTCCAACCATAGTTGCTACACCACCTGCCATCGCAAGACAGGCCACAGGCGTTCCAGATATACAATGCAAGCCTGATCAAAAGCAACTAGTGTGGATGGTCCGTAATGGTCCGGTAGAGAACCAGTGGGAGGCCAATATAGTTCGCCCTGAGTTCCAGAAAGCTCATCCTGAGATATGTCTGAAGATTCTTAGCATAAACCAGGATGATATAGCCGTTAAGCGCCAGGCAATGATTGCAGCCGGCGAACCTCTACACGTTTGGTCGCCTAACTGGGGTGGTGATGGGTTTGCAAGCGACCGCATCCGTGGTCTAATCGCTGATCTCACCCCTTTAATTCAAAGGGATAATTTTGATCTTAGTGTGTTTGATCCGAACGTACTCAAGATCTATCAGATAGATGGGAAGACCTGGGCGCTACCTTTCCTGACTACAGGATCTTTCGTCTACTACAACAAGGAGCTCTTTGATAAAGCCGGAGTACCATATCCACCTACTAGTTGGGATGATACGAGTTGGACTTGGGATAAGTTCATTGCTACCGCTAAAAAGCTTACCAAGAACACCAACAACCTGAACAAGGCACAGTTCGGTGCAGCTAATGGTTTGTGGCCACCTGTTGATGCTATAGGAGCCCTATGGGGCTATTGGATTATCCCAGACGAAGCTCAACAGACTGGTTTCTCCGATGGTGTACAGGTTGTCAACGATAGAACCATAAAGGCCTTCCAGGCAATGCACGACCTGGTATACAAAGATAAGGTTGCTCCTAACAACGCTGCTGTGTCTGCTCTTACACAGTTAGGTGGAGTGTTTGAGTCTGGACGAGTAGCCATGTTCATGACTGGTGGTTGGGGGCACTGGTCATATCATCCGTTGATAGATGACCCGAACGGCTTCTGCTGGGGTGCAGCGCCTCTTCCAATGGGTACTCCCGATGCCAAGAGAAGAGCCGTGCTCTTCACGGATCCGTGGGTCATAACAGCTAACCTCTCCCCAGAGGAACAGGATCTCGCCTGGACCTTCATTAAGTTCCTAGTAAGTGAAGATCAGGCTCGTAAGTATATGGAAGCTACTGGCACTCCCCCAACGCAAACCAAGCTCATGCAGGAGTACTATAAGCAGTTCTCCAAGTGCATGAAGCCTGAGGATATGAAGGAAGTGTTTGAGGGTGCGTTCTCTCATGGTAGAGAGTCTTCTAACCACCTGCTGGTGAAGTTCGATGAGCTAAACCAGATCTGGGACAATGGTCTGGCAACTTTCTGGAACAATCCAAATGCCAAGGCCGAAGATGTCCTGAAGAAGATAGAGCCTCAGTTCAATAGCGCCCTCAAACGCATCAAGGCTGAAGAAGGTCAGTAG
- a CDS encoding spermidine synthase: MRIKVRGIILIMFFMSGVTSLIYEVSWFRQLSLTLGVSAYSAAAVVSAFMGGLALGGWLGSKIIKRVDAIKFYACLQLLIACCAFLTPVVFKFMPSIYTSLYNEYNPDFYLFNLLRFGLACMVLLWPTTLIGMTFPAVSQAYTIYNQRGKDLGSLYSVNAIGSVLGALLSGLVLIRLLGTRDTILISGIIDLMLAALAFAISSRIVKQNKDLRTLQANPQNIDLYPKRLVNIAFWGFALSGFVSLGYEVVWFRILSNFTLNSVYSFTVLLSIFILGLSIGSFLASRLVDSAKSPISAFAIIQLGIGVSAVLSLYVFHRLPTILLRIGLPSSALQEITIEVIAAALTIFVPTVLIGATFPLAARIYTNSNVYKIGNPAGKLYGANTVFSMIGSLVAGFLLIPTMGLQKSVLMLALVNILIGIAALLQISDPPKIEAYALLGTAAIGALLLPQGVFLGFREGTNPYLVYYKEGVDANVSVFIVPNPPLKISFVNGRNEVPTDRYSMRAFYLMGHLPALLKPDAKSALVLSFGNGIATGALSRHKIQHIDAVEIVAQQVEAARFYQPENRNVLSYPGLNITIEDARNYLLRSDKKYDIITADATHPTNSSSWAMFTQEFYKLARSHLSPDGVMVQWLPIHDISKEDYISIIKTFQSVFPHTTLWYVGSTHTLLVATPHKLSTQEVLALDSLIDKRGIRDDLIDSRTLVSNYLMNEDQVRKYSSSGSIVTDDKAFFLPAMDDGVILQSFQLAK, encoded by the coding sequence ATGAGAATAAAGGTCCGTGGGATCATATTGATAATGTTTTTTATGTCGGGAGTCACCTCGCTAATTTATGAGGTGAGCTGGTTTCGGCAACTCAGCTTGACCCTTGGAGTTAGTGCCTATTCAGCAGCGGCAGTGGTAAGTGCATTTATGGGAGGTCTAGCGTTAGGAGGTTGGTTAGGAAGCAAGATCATAAAGAGGGTCGACGCAATCAAATTCTATGCGTGCTTGCAATTACTAATAGCTTGTTGCGCTTTCCTTACACCTGTTGTTTTCAAGTTCATGCCTTCTATATACACCAGCCTATACAATGAGTACAATCCCGATTTCTACTTATTCAATCTTCTTAGATTTGGGCTAGCATGTATGGTCCTTCTTTGGCCGACTACACTTATAGGAATGACCTTCCCAGCGGTTAGTCAGGCTTATACGATATACAACCAACGCGGCAAAGATCTTGGAAGTCTCTATTCAGTCAACGCTATAGGATCAGTACTAGGAGCTCTATTATCTGGACTAGTACTTATAAGGCTCTTAGGCACTAGAGATACTATTTTAATTTCGGGAATTATAGATCTTATGCTAGCTGCGTTAGCTTTCGCTATTTCCTCTAGGATAGTGAAACAGAACAAGGACCTAAGAACACTTCAAGCTAATCCGCAAAATATAGATCTATATCCAAAGAGATTGGTCAATATAGCTTTTTGGGGATTTGCATTATCTGGCTTCGTATCCCTTGGCTACGAAGTAGTATGGTTTAGGATACTATCCAACTTCACACTCAACTCGGTATATTCATTCACCGTCCTTCTCTCAATATTTATTCTGGGACTATCGATAGGTAGTTTTCTAGCTTCAAGGCTAGTAGATTCTGCCAAGTCACCAATATCTGCTTTTGCAATTATCCAGCTTGGCATAGGGGTATCAGCAGTTTTATCTCTCTATGTATTCCACAGATTACCAACTATCCTACTTAGAATAGGTTTACCTTCCAGTGCTTTACAGGAGATAACCATCGAAGTCATAGCGGCTGCACTTACTATATTTGTACCCACAGTTCTCATTGGTGCTACTTTTCCTTTAGCAGCCAGGATCTATACCAATAGCAATGTGTATAAGATAGGTAATCCTGCCGGTAAGTTGTATGGAGCTAATACTGTATTTTCAATGATAGGTTCCCTAGTAGCAGGTTTCCTACTCATACCTACTATGGGACTACAAAAATCTGTTCTGATGCTAGCCCTAGTAAACATTCTCATAGGCATAGCAGCATTATTACAAATAAGCGATCCCCCCAAAATAGAAGCTTATGCTTTGCTAGGAACAGCAGCCATAGGAGCCTTACTTCTACCGCAGGGAGTTTTTCTAGGATTTAGAGAAGGCACCAACCCTTACCTCGTGTACTACAAGGAAGGTGTAGATGCCAACGTATCAGTATTCATAGTACCTAATCCGCCGCTGAAGATCTCGTTCGTCAATGGTAGAAACGAAGTGCCAACAGATAGATATAGCATGAGAGCTTTCTACCTTATGGGACACTTACCTGCATTACTCAAACCAGATGCCAAATCTGCTCTAGTACTAAGCTTCGGTAACGGCATAGCAACAGGAGCTCTATCCAGACACAAAATACAGCATATAGATGCTGTCGAGATAGTTGCACAACAAGTAGAAGCAGCCAGATTCTATCAACCTGAGAACAGAAACGTGTTGTCGTATCCTGGTCTGAATATAACAATAGAAGATGCTCGCAATTATCTACTCAGGTCAGATAAAAAGTACGACATAATAACTGCAGATGCTACTCATCCCACAAACAGTAGTAGTTGGGCCATGTTCACGCAAGAGTTCTACAAGCTAGCTAGATCTCACTTATCACCGGATGGTGTTATGGTGCAGTGGTTACCTATCCACGATATATCCAAAGAAGACTACATAAGTATCATCAAGACATTTCAAAGTGTGTTTCCACACACAACTCTATGGTACGTGGGCAGTACGCATACGTTACTTGTGGCGACCCCCCATAAGTTATCCACGCAGGAAGTTCTGGCTCTTGATTCGTTGATAGATAAAAGAGGCATAAGAGATGACTTGATAGACTCCAGAACTCTTGTTAGCAATTACCTAATGAATGAAGATCAAGTTAGAAAGTACAGTTCATCGGGTAGTATAGTCACTGATGATAAAGCCTTCTTCTTACCAGCAATGGACGACGGGGTCATATTGCAAAGTTTTCAATTAGCGAAATAG
- a CDS encoding L-fuconate dehydratase — MSVTITDIETYDIRFPTSRNLDGSDAMNPSPDYSAAYVILKTDSPDGLEGHGLAFTIGRGNEIVVSAIQALSYLIRGLTLEYITSDMGTFWYRLVGDSQLRWIGPEKGAIHLGLAALVNAVWDLYAKAEGKPLWKLLVDMTPEQIVSCVPFRYIRDVLTPQEALEILKSNEPTKHIREREMLERGFPAYTTSAGWLGYSDDKLAALCRRCVEEGWSHFKMKVGANLEDDIRRASLIRDIIGYDCALMMDANQVWDVDQAISWMKELSKFNPVWIEEPTSPDDILGHARIAREIAPVGVATGEHCHNRVMFKQFMQANAIDYCQVDACRLGGVNEVLAVLLMAAKFGIPVCPHAGGVGLCEYVQHISIFDYIYVSASLENRVLEYVDHLHEHFVDPVVIRNGNYMPPTSPGYSITMKKESLEQYQYPTGIVWSLSESQSRKTM, encoded by the coding sequence GTGTCCGTCACTATAACTGATATAGAGACTTATGATATCAGGTTCCCTACGTCTAGAAATCTCGACGGTTCTGATGCTATGAACCCCTCTCCAGATTACTCGGCAGCTTATGTGATACTGAAAACCGATAGCCCTGATGGTCTGGAAGGACACGGCTTAGCGTTTACCATAGGTAGAGGCAATGAGATAGTGGTAAGCGCTATTCAAGCACTCAGCTACCTGATACGTGGGCTAACCCTGGAATACATAACTTCGGATATGGGTACCTTCTGGTACAGGTTGGTTGGTGATAGCCAACTACGCTGGATAGGTCCCGAGAAAGGAGCTATACACCTGGGACTTGCCGCGCTGGTAAATGCTGTCTGGGACTTATATGCAAAGGCCGAGGGTAAACCCCTCTGGAAATTGTTAGTTGACATGACCCCAGAACAAATAGTGTCCTGTGTTCCTTTTAGGTATATCAGAGATGTTCTCACTCCCCAGGAAGCTCTTGAAATACTCAAGTCTAATGAACCCACTAAGCACATAAGGGAACGCGAGATGCTTGAGAGGGGCTTTCCCGCTTACACTACTTCCGCGGGCTGGCTGGGCTACTCTGATGATAAGCTTGCGGCTCTCTGCAGGAGATGCGTGGAAGAAGGATGGTCGCACTTCAAGATGAAGGTGGGCGCTAATCTTGAAGATGACATAAGGCGTGCATCCCTAATTAGGGACATAATAGGCTATGATTGTGCGCTAATGATGGATGCCAATCAGGTCTGGGATGTCGACCAGGCAATAAGTTGGATGAAGGAGCTTTCCAAATTCAATCCAGTATGGATTGAAGAGCCCACTAGTCCGGATGATATTCTTGGGCACGCCAGGATAGCCAGAGAGATAGCACCTGTGGGTGTAGCTACTGGTGAGCATTGTCACAACAGAGTTATGTTCAAGCAATTCATGCAGGCTAACGCTATTGATTACTGTCAAGTTGATGCCTGTCGGCTTGGAGGGGTAAATGAGGTGCTGGCTGTACTACTCATGGCAGCCAAGTTTGGAATTCCTGTTTGTCCTCACGCTGGTGGAGTGGGCTTGTGTGAGTATGTTCAACATATATCAATATTTGACTACATATACGTGAGCGCCTCACTTGAGAACAGAGTGCTCGAATACGTTGACCATCTTCACGAGCACTTTGTCGATCCAGTAGTTATCAGAAATGGTAATTACATGCCTCCTACATCGCCAGGATACAGCATAACCATGAAGAAGGAATCGCTGGAGCAATATCAATATCCCACGGGAATAGTTTGGTCTCTAAGCGAATCCCAGTCTAGAAAGACTATGTAA
- a CDS encoding SDR family NAD(P)-dependent oxidoreductase, translated as MRLEGKRAIVTGAGSGIGKAIASRFAQEGARVVIADIDLEAAEIVAKELGDNTKPYRVDVSKAEEVHKLINHVVDEWGGLDIMVNNAGVGVAATTTETSEEDFDRIIAINLKGTFLGMKYAIPAIRNSGGGSIINIASVAGLVGVPERAAYCASKGGIVALTRAAAIDHISEGVRINCICPGTVLTPWIERITANYPDPEAARAAMEARQPHGRFVMPEEIAAMAAFLASDEAGSIVGAAMVVDGGMTAK; from the coding sequence ATGAGGCTTGAAGGTAAGAGGGCTATAGTCACGGGGGCCGGATCAGGGATAGGTAAGGCTATTGCTAGCAGATTCGCTCAGGAAGGAGCCCGAGTAGTCATAGCTGATATAGATCTGGAAGCTGCAGAAATAGTTGCCAAAGAGCTCGGTGATAACACAAAGCCCTATAGGGTTGACGTGAGTAAAGCAGAAGAAGTGCATAAACTTATAAATCATGTCGTGGACGAATGGGGGGGATTGGACATAATGGTCAACAATGCTGGAGTGGGTGTAGCTGCGACCACCACCGAGACATCTGAAGAAGACTTTGACCGCATAATAGCCATAAACCTCAAAGGAACCTTCCTTGGCATGAAGTACGCGATTCCGGCTATACGGAATTCTGGTGGTGGTTCCATAATAAATATTGCCTCCGTGGCTGGCCTTGTGGGTGTCCCGGAGAGGGCTGCTTATTGCGCATCTAAGGGGGGTATAGTGGCTCTTACTAGAGCGGCTGCTATAGATCATATATCTGAAGGTGTGCGTATAAATTGCATCTGTCCGGGCACCGTTCTGACGCCTTGGATTGAGCGCATAACGGCTAATTACCCTGACCCCGAGGCTGCGAGAGCTGCTATGGAAGCACGGCAGCCTCATGGCAGGTTCGTGATGCCTGAGGAGATAGCTGCCATGGCAGCCTTCCTGGCTTCTGATGAGGCCGGATCGATCGTAGGCGCGGCCATGGTAGTTGATGGTGGAATGACGGCTAAATAG
- a CDS encoding fumarylacetoacetate hydrolase family protein, producing MILTRHWDDDGPRWALDGYYMPRAFKLEMLMQVPAANLQEVLYRLSTGQEADGHILAPIEPNQEVWASGVTYLRSREARKAESERGDIYDDVYDAERPELFFKAIGWRVVGDEGTVGIRSDSAWNVPEPELVLLINNQMEIVGYTAGNDMSSRDIEGSNPLYLPQAKVYERSCAIGRGIKISPEGEISSIDIRLTIYRAGSCVFDAETNTAQMKRTLKELVAYLGKSMSFPYGVFLMTGTGIVPDEDFTLLEGDEVRVRVGEIQLTNRVITIPDKTRLTR from the coding sequence ATGATCCTTACACGACATTGGGATGATGACGGCCCTAGGTGGGCCCTTGATGGATACTATATGCCTAGGGCATTCAAACTAGAGATGCTCATGCAGGTTCCTGCCGCCAATTTACAAGAGGTGCTTTACCGCCTGTCCACAGGTCAAGAAGCTGATGGACATATATTGGCCCCTATAGAACCTAATCAAGAAGTCTGGGCCAGTGGGGTGACTTACCTAAGAAGCCGCGAGGCAAGAAAGGCTGAGTCCGAGAGGGGTGATATATACGATGATGTCTACGATGCAGAAAGACCTGAATTGTTCTTTAAGGCCATTGGCTGGAGGGTAGTTGGTGATGAGGGTACTGTTGGCATAAGGTCTGACAGCGCCTGGAATGTTCCCGAACCTGAATTGGTGCTGTTGATCAATAACCAAATGGAGATAGTGGGTTACACTGCAGGTAATGACATGTCGTCGAGAGATATAGAAGGAAGTAATCCCCTGTATCTTCCACAAGCCAAGGTTTATGAGAGATCGTGTGCGATAGGCAGGGGAATCAAGATAAGCCCTGAGGGAGAGATCAGCAGCATTGATATACGCCTCACTATATACAGAGCGGGCAGCTGTGTGTTTGATGCCGAAACTAATACTGCTCAGATGAAAAGAACCCTGAAAGAATTGGTGGCCTATCTGGGCAAATCTATGTCCTTTCCCTACGGCGTGTTTCTGATGACCGGTACAGGGATCGTTCCCGATGAGGACTTTACGCTGCTAGAAGGCGATGAGGTTCGTGTAAGGGTGGGTGAGATACAGCTAACCAATAGAGTCATAACCATACCAGATAAAACTAGATTGACGAGGTGA
- a CDS encoding C-terminal binding protein produces MSVYKVLITDAEYPDLSDEQRLLEEAGCQVSIAQCRLPEEVILAARDAFALMVQYAPITSDVIHALPNLKLISRAGVGVDSVDLDAAKEKGVWVANVPDYGVHEVASHAAAMILSLLRHVCFLDRKVREGVWHYLSTGEIHRISSLTLGVVGLGRIGRTLASMMLHVFGRVIGYDPYLPANAWPEGVDRVDLRDLFMKSNVVSLHLPLTKETSNMVNREFLALMPVGSYLVNTARGGLVNMEDLIYFLDSGHLAGAALDVLPKEPPVAGDPIIHHPKIIITPHVAWYSEESEKELRYKWAMNVVAFLKNGSPLYPVVMPVERSS; encoded by the coding sequence GTGTCCGTCTATAAAGTTCTTATAACAGATGCAGAATATCCAGATCTCTCGGACGAGCAGCGCTTGCTGGAAGAAGCAGGGTGTCAAGTATCTATTGCTCAGTGCAGGTTACCGGAAGAAGTCATTCTAGCCGCTAGAGATGCTTTCGCGCTAATGGTACAGTATGCTCCAATAACTTCTGATGTCATCCATGCCTTACCTAATTTGAAGTTAATAAGCAGGGCAGGGGTGGGGGTGGATAGTGTTGACCTAGATGCAGCTAAGGAGAAAGGCGTATGGGTGGCCAATGTGCCTGATTATGGTGTGCACGAGGTAGCGTCGCATGCAGCAGCAATGATTTTGTCCCTACTGCGGCATGTATGCTTCCTAGATAGGAAAGTTAGGGAAGGGGTATGGCACTACCTTTCGACCGGGGAGATTCACAGGATAAGTAGTCTAACTTTGGGGGTTGTTGGCCTAGGCAGAATAGGTAGAACTCTGGCCAGCATGATGTTGCATGTTTTTGGAAGAGTCATAGGTTATGATCCCTATCTGCCTGCTAACGCATGGCCAGAGGGCGTTGACAGAGTAGATCTAAGAGATCTATTCATGAAGAGTAACGTGGTATCTTTACACCTGCCGCTAACGAAAGAAACGAGCAACATGGTCAACAGAGAGTTTCTTGCCCTGATGCCCGTTGGAAGCTACCTGGTAAATACTGCTCGTGGTGGGCTGGTGAATATGGAGGATCTAATATACTTTCTGGATAGCGGTCATCTGGCAGGTGCAGCTCTAGATGTGCTACCTAAGGAACCTCCTGTAGCTGGAGATCCCATTATCCATCACCCAAAGATCATAATCACTCCTCATGTGGCTTGGTACTCTGAGGAGTCCGAGAAGGAACTAAGATATAAATGGGCCATGAATGTAGTAGCCTTTCTGAAGAATGGCAGTCCTTTATATCCAGTAGTGATGCCAGTAGAAAGATCAAGCTGA
- a CDS encoding extracellular solute-binding protein, which produces MQTLRVLFVGGPMYDPLYTRLREFEDAHNIKVEIVATLIHPELNRTIAREFSEGTADYDLISTHTKYAPSQMQWLTPVDDVWSIDELSKFNPMTLELARINGELYGIPRNLDVKLLHYRSDMISTPPRTWEELYELAVALRKEDFYGFVFPGKESGLFGHFFELTAMAGGNLFPNPELPEPNATTEASKWAITLLKNLYTRAAPPQTPDWHYDEVAQCFREGLAAMSTDWPGGFYTYEDPKLSKIVGKYDLSMYPQGVAGRKVYSSSHTFAIPVTVKDRAAAVELLRFLTSRESQAFEARFGTLPARQDSLEDAESECEPGTLQSRRWSLLEETSKFALLPPKHKNYPFVEDVIWQNVRQALIGNIDVDQALENINKEGSAAARGES; this is translated from the coding sequence ATGCAGACCTTGAGAGTATTGTTTGTGGGTGGGCCCATGTATGATCCTCTTTACACACGCCTTAGGGAGTTCGAGGATGCTCACAACATCAAGGTAGAGATAGTAGCCACCCTTATTCATCCGGAGCTTAACAGGACGATTGCTAGGGAGTTTAGTGAGGGTACTGCAGATTACGACCTGATATCCACCCACACTAAGTATGCTCCAAGTCAGATGCAGTGGCTTACCCCAGTGGATGATGTATGGTCTATAGATGAACTCTCTAAGTTCAATCCCATGACCCTGGAGTTAGCACGAATTAATGGGGAGCTTTATGGTATACCCAGGAATCTTGACGTCAAGTTACTACACTACAGATCGGACATGATAAGTACCCCTCCTAGAACATGGGAAGAATTGTACGAGCTTGCGGTGGCGCTTAGAAAGGAAGATTTCTATGGCTTTGTCTTCCCTGGGAAGGAATCTGGGTTATTCGGCCACTTTTTCGAGTTGACTGCGATGGCCGGAGGTAATCTTTTCCCCAATCCTGAACTGCCAGAACCAAATGCTACTACTGAGGCTTCCAAATGGGCTATCACTTTGCTGAAGAATCTTTACACCCGAGCTGCTCCACCACAAACTCCAGACTGGCATTATGACGAAGTAGCCCAGTGCTTTCGAGAGGGATTAGCGGCGATGAGTACCGATTGGCCTGGAGGCTTTTATACTTACGAAGATCCCAAACTGAGCAAGATAGTAGGTAAGTATGACCTGTCTATGTATCCTCAAGGCGTAGCTGGGCGCAAGGTTTACTCTAGCAGCCATACCTTTGCCATACCTGTCACAGTAAAGGATAGAGCGGCTGCTGTCGAGCTCCTGCGTTTTCTAACATCTCGAGAGTCGCAGGCTTTTGAGGCCAGGTTTGGGACTTTGCCTGCGAGGCAGGACTCTCTTGAAGATGCAGAGAGTGAATGCGAACCTGGTACCTTACAGAGCAGAAGATGGTCATTACTGGAAGAAACTAGCAAATTCGCCTTGTTACCGCCTAAACACAAAAACTATCCATTTGTTGAAGACGTTATCTGGCAGAACGTCAGACAAGCGCTTATTGGGAATATAGACGTAGACCAAGCTCTTGAGAACATAAACAAAGAGGGATCAGCTGCGGCCAGAGGAGAGTCTTAA
- a CDS encoding aldo/keto reductase: MEKQQTLPLRPLGSTGLQVTPICVGCAELGNMPETFAYSVEEEIALQTIREAFKSPINFMDTAAAYGDGESERRIGIVIREMGGLPPNYVLATKADRNLQTGDFSGEQIKRSIERSLNLLGLDKLQLVYLHDPEHSTFEYITSKGGAIDTLVAYKDQGVIEHIGIAGGPIDMMIRYVELDVFEAVITHNRYTLINRSAEPLIDLAHKKGLAVVNAAPYGSGILAKGPDAYPRYAYQEAPDKILNRVRVIDEVCKRYGVPIAAVALHFSLRDPRITSTIVGMSKPERIRQTIDLVNTHIPAGVWEELEPLDYDTEDPEANRWK; the protein is encoded by the coding sequence TTGGAGAAGCAGCAAACACTCCCTCTAAGGCCATTGGGTAGTACAGGATTACAAGTTACGCCGATATGTGTGGGCTGTGCAGAGCTAGGCAACATGCCAGAGACTTTTGCCTATTCGGTAGAAGAAGAAATAGCCCTGCAAACTATTAGGGAAGCATTCAAAAGCCCAATAAATTTCATGGATACAGCTGCAGCCTATGGAGACGGTGAGAGCGAGCGGCGTATAGGTATCGTTATAAGAGAGATGGGCGGACTCCCACCAAACTACGTGCTGGCAACTAAGGCAGATCGTAACTTACAGACAGGTGACTTTAGCGGAGAGCAGATCAAGAGATCTATAGAGAGAAGCCTAAATTTATTGGGGCTGGATAAACTCCAGCTCGTATACCTGCATGATCCTGAGCACTCTACGTTCGAATACATAACATCGAAAGGCGGAGCTATTGATACCCTAGTGGCTTATAAAGACCAAGGGGTCATTGAACATATAGGCATCGCGGGCGGACCTATTGACATGATGATACGTTACGTAGAGCTAGATGTGTTTGAGGCTGTAATAACTCACAATAGATATACCTTGATCAACAGAAGTGCTGAACCATTGATAGACCTCGCCCATAAGAAGGGCTTGGCAGTTGTAAATGCAGCTCCCTATGGCAGCGGTATACTTGCCAAAGGGCCAGATGCCTATCCTAGATACGCCTACCAAGAAGCCCCTGACAAGATATTGAATAGAGTAAGAGTTATAGATGAAGTTTGTAAGAGATATGGCGTGCCGATAGCTGCTGTGGCTCTTCACTTCTCTCTAAGGGATCCAAGAATAACATCCACCATTGTTGGTATGAGCAAGCCTGAAAGAATTAGGCAAACTATAGACCTAGTAAACACTCATATACCTGCAGGGGTCTGGGAAGAACTTGAACCTCTAGATTATGATACAGAGGATCCTGAAGCAAACAGATGGAAGTGA